The following are encoded in a window of Astyanax mexicanus isolate ESR-SI-001 chromosome 6, AstMex3_surface, whole genome shotgun sequence genomic DNA:
- the smg9 gene encoding nonsense-mediated mRNA decay factor SMG9, with protein sequence MSESGHSQPGLYGQGRRRRRRRDREPGPPGQNLSGPSRDRDFGPRERRDGSEEPPGPLLQKTPIILAKPPGERSKQNAPVGGTPLEKPIMLMKPREEGGKSVAAPETAPPASGPGVAKLEREGQRPTQPVYQIQNRGMGSAASTGAVDPVIGQTKLLPPEKMKHSIKLVDEQMNWCDSAMEYLRDQTDMLVVGVIGLQGTGKSTIMSFLSANTPEEDQRSYVFRAQTQEIKERGGNQSCGIDFYITQERVIFLDTQPILSPSILDHLINNDRKLPPEYNLPHTYVEMQSLQIAAFLFTVCHVVIVVQDWFTDINLYRFLQTAEMLKPSTPSASHDSTGSSGPDDGSEYYPHLIFLQNKARREEFCPRNLKNMHMVVDKLMAHSHLKYKGTLSMLDCNIFPGLERDYLGTEVNLFLLPLLENDGDEALTRAGSGSTPLFSLLPGYRGHPSFSSLVSKLRSQVLAMSRNQLSHTILTEKNWFHYAARIWDGVKKSSALSEYSRLLS encoded by the exons ATGTCGGAGTCTGGACACAGCCAGCCCGGGCTGTACGGACAGGGCCGGAGGAGGCGGCGGCGGAGAGACAGGGAACCCGGGCCGCCCGGCCAGAACCTCTCTGGGCCGAGCCGAGACCGGGATTTTGGTCCTCGGGAGCGGCGG GATGGAAGTGAAGAGCCCCCTGGTCCGCTCCTCCAGAAAACCCCTATCATTCTAGCCAAGCCTCCCGGAGAGAGG TCAAAGCAGAATGCTCCAGTTGGTGGTACCCCTTTGGAGAAGCCTATCATGCTTATGAAACCTAGAGAAGAAGGAGGGAAATCTGTTGCTGCCCCTGAAACTGCACCTCCAGCATCTGGGCCTGGAGTTGCAAAGCTGGAGAGGGAAGGCCAGCGCCCAACGCAGCCAGTCTACCAAATTCAGAACCGGGGCATGGGCTCTGCTGCTTCTACTGGGGCTGTTGACC CTGTGATTGGCCAGACCAAGCTTCTCCCACCTGAGAAGATGAAGCACAGTATCAAGCTGGTGGATGAACAGATGAACTGGTGTGACAGTGCTATGGAG TACCTGCGTGACCAGACAGACATGCTGGTTGTAGGAGTCATAGGACTGCAGGGGACAGGAAAGTCCACAATCATGTCTTTCCTCTCAGCTAACACACCTGAAGAGGACCAGAG ATCATATGTGTTTAGAGCTCAAACCCAAGAGATCAAAGAGCGAGGAGGCAACCAGAGCTGTGGGATTGACTTCTACATCACGCAGGAGAGAGTCATTTTCCTGGACACGCAG CCGATTCTAAGCCCCTCCATCTTGGATCATCTCATTAATAATGACCGCAAGCTGCCCCCTGAATATAACCTTCCACACACATATGTAGAGATgcag TCCCTGCAGATAGCTGCCTTTCTCTTCACTGTGTGCCATGTTGTAATAGTGGTCCAAGACTGGTTTACAGACATCAACCTGTACAG GTTTCTTCAAACTGCTGAGATGCTAAAGCCCTCAACTCCATCTGCCAGTCATGACAGCACCGGATCCTCAGGGCCAGATGATGGATCTGAATACTATCCTCACCTCA TCTTCTTGCAGAACAAAGCAAGAAGGGAGGAATTCTGTCCTCGAAACCTGAAGAACATGCACATGGTGGTGGACAAGCTGATGGCTCACTCTCATCTAAAATATAAAG GTACATTGTCCATGCTGGACTGTAATATCTTCCCTGGACTTGAACGGGACTATCTTGGAACTGAAGTTAATCTCTTTCTTTTGCCACTGCTGGAGAACGATGGTGATGAAGCCTTGACAAGAGCAG GATCAGGATCTACGCCGCTTTTCTCCCTGCTGCCTGGCTACAGGGGCCACCCCAGCTTCTCTTCACTTGTGTCCAAACTCCGCAGCCAAGTTCTTGCTATGTCTCGTAATCAGCTCTCACACACCATCCTCACAGAGAAAAACTG GTTTCACTATGCTGCCAGGATTTGGGATGGTGTGAAGAAATCTTCTGCCCTGTCTGAATATAGTCGCTTACTGTCATAA
- the si:dkey-79d12.4 gene encoding uncharacterized protein si:dkey-79d12.4 isoform X1: MTQQTQGTITWTVSNHYSLQGDSSEDDEFIPGHGLRGSCEDCVCCVCGETFTFLNNLIEHFSVHKGEVRCHLCQVTFTRAISLALHLENAHPNYHLYCESCKIMFWSTWHMNQHMGQHVEGRKVEPTNEDIKPLQTEAQKPLWLEVEVEEVMVKTEEVEVKCVKDEEEEVQLGKLQWATESISTTFSKEGQLSDHNYCRVKDSNVISSCVSRSSSREQNESDANINSEPLPVFNNRPNTGGSDFNSVNVLEEKVEVLVLRSLAQREEASKADRNVTSCEGRAQEEEMPSLSVSVLPKLEPEQLELDIKLEDDSENDVLECAPVEDDSEKAGVENVDVKEESDSSQRSSLYSPLKDISSDTDSAFDMSTDYDSDFSDEGSLRLLRSRAVKKRRVRFNTNEDSVSPENACAVTDPRTSDCTASSSIKITALNDNIIFSNYTCLSCLQVFPNQKTFMMHSCGKCKVRRTLSSSITKSKSPKEDLPKDHNYSSLNCVVEPAVSNQRLAHHSLSSTREQRENTEPVSGLDNVESSTDDSECEEQDNVEIVVLRAMPQTEGVTNTGRVVLQAAYEKVIKTQVRGDKPSKTEEQEETTKSNHTMSSMPDSVSVKLEPEQKEISIKEEDSVEDSFWECAPIEEDLENIKKEENTEIKVESDNTNLHISLRSPVEDSSTETDGASGVSTDDRRSESLEGSSTRELQPRIVDIRSGVSMEDQKSDSLQESSMRELQPRIVDIRSGVSMEDKKSDSLQESSTREFHPRIVDIRSGVSMEDKKSDSLEESSTRELQPRIVDIRSICTTNTYDKQFEPVKAVTKLTNLPSSGTLVNSVKVSAGSQSGTFTSAGRQSCTSTSAGPQSCKSTSAGPQSCTSTVKPINSVNPSAAAPKSSSSKDIHICYSCGLLKVPCACLSRQKTCYICREVCDSEQLLLKHQSEKHPLTKYVCSTCVQVFPNQNSFAMHACCQLKLPALPNATPAKTTKSNVKNPPTMYVKFIRPPAVPGSSNQPLNNGGSQTSTSVPSAFNFIVSNNVIKIVDASQNLLPNNPCPTQTVPVPSTPSTPNNAGRNVASVALNGGQASVNPLSTVTWTKSGQMQVIIPSASPAGTKPNQTEIVFQGGVPSQVQQVLAANSVVPETLVSGSSAQGCNQSKVALRIPSYPSNSNKVSVSFSPTPVQFPTPTFVSAGRVRTLPSTSHKLPGLVRPFVVPLPKPSSASAPLPPPALAPPPVRSSASPPTQKAALLQPSIINHLDPCTPSISPDQSSPLSQDSLSIVTMFVNQSQDLALHKRMRQNWRSKTMFHCRHCGIIARQPSLGIRHRYQHRGPRLHKCQCGRTFEQRLHLLRHQVQHAEAVRYVCAACGQTFHGTHQLACHKHKVRLKSVQSNTKKLVRRDCRNLFSCDCGQGFSRSSALLWHMLKNSKSCKRSKKGSLASDLAKNS; encoded by the exons ATGACCCAGCAGACTCAA GGCACTATTACCTGGACAGTCTCAAATCATTACAGTCTCCAAGGGGATTCCAGTGAGGACGACGAATTTATCCCTGGACATGGGCTGCGTGGAAGCTGTGAAGACTGCGTGTGCTGCGTGTGCGGCGAGACCTTCACCTTCCTCAACAACCTCATTGAGCACTTCAGTGTGCACAAGGGAGAGGTGCGCTGCCACTTGTGTCAGGTGACCTTCACTCGAGCGATCTCCCTGGCCTTGCACCTGGAAAATGCCCATCCGAACTACCACCTCTACTGTGAAAGCTGCAAGATCATGTTCTGGAGCACGTGGCACATGAACCAGCACATGGGGCAGCATGTTGAAGGTAGGAAAGTCGAGCCAACTAATGAGGACATCAAACCTCTTCAGACGGAGGCACAGAAGCCTCTGTggctggaggtggaggtggaggaggtgatgGTTAAGACCGAGGAGGTGGAAGTAAAGTGTGTGAAGGACGAAGAGGAAGAGGTTCAGTTGGGGAAGCTTCAGTGGGCAACAGAGAGCATCTCCACGACGTTCTCAAAGGAGGGTCAGCTGTCTGATCATAATTACTGTCGCGTGAAAGACAGTAATGTAATCAGTTCATGCGTTTCACGCAGTTCCAGCAGAGAACAAAATGAGAGTGATGCAAACATCAACAGTGAACCTTTACCCGTGTTTAATAATAGACCAAACACTGGAGGATCAGACTTCAACTCTGTTAATGTGCTTGAAGAGAAGGTGGAAGTTTTGGTGCTTCGCTCTTTGGCTCAAAGAGAAGAAGCATCAAAGGCAGACAGGAATGTAACATCATGTGAAGGACGGGCGCAGGAGGAGGAAATGCCCTCACTGTCTGTCTCAGTTCTACCAAAGTTGGAGCCAGAGCAGCTGGAACTAGATATAAAATTGGAGGACGACAGCGAGAACGACGTATTGGAGTGTGCGCCCGTTGAGGACGATTCAGAAAAGGCAGGTGTGGAAAACGTCGACGTCAAGGAGGAAAGTGACTCTTCACAGCGAAGTTCATTGTACTCGCCTTTGAAAGACATCAGCTCTGACACGGATTCAGCCTTTGACATGTCCACGGACTACGACAGTGACTTCTCAGACGAAGGTTCCTTAAGATTACTTCGGTCCAGGGCCGTCAAAAAGCGACGAGTTCGTTTTAACACTAATGAGGATTCCGTTAGTCCTGAAAACGCCTGTGCTGTAACAGATCCAAGAACATCAGACTGCACAGCATCGAGCTCTATAAAAATCACCGCACTTAATGACAACATCATCTTTAGCAACTACACTTGCTTGTCGTGCCTCCAGGTGTTTCCCAACCAGAAAACCTTTATGATGCATTCTTGTGGCAAGTGCAAGGTGCGTCGAACTCTAAGCAGCAGCATTACAAAGTCAAAGTCCCCAAAGGAGGATCTTCCCAAAGATCATAATTACAGTAGCCTGAACTGCGTTGTAGAGCCAGCTGTCTCAAATCAAAGACTTGCACATCACTCTCTCAGTTCCACCAGGGAACAAAGGGAGAACACTGAACCTGTAAGTGGGTTGGATAATGTTGAATCAAGCACTGATGACTCAGAGTGTGAGGAGCAAGACAACGTTGAAATTGTGGTGCTTCGCGCTATGCCTCAGACGGAAGGAGTCACCAACACAGGCAGGGTCGTACTGCAGGCAGCATATGAGAAGGTCATTAAAACACAGGTTCGTGGAGATAAACCTTCTAAaacagaagaacaagaagaaaccACTAAGTCTAACCACACAATGTCTTCAATGCCTGATTCAGTCTCCGTTAAGTTGGAGCCAGAACAGAAGGAAATTAGTATCAAAGAGGAGGACAGTGTTGAGGACAGCTTTTGGGAGTGTGCACCCATTGAAGAAGATCTAGAAAACataaagaaagaggaaaacacTGAAATCAAAGTGGAAAGTGACAACACAAACCTACACATTTCTTTACGCTCCCCTGTTGAGGATTCAAGCACAGAAACTGATGGAGCCTCTGGCGTTTCCACAGATGACAGGAGGAGTGAATCCCTGGAGGGGAGTTCCACGAGAGAACTTCAGCCCAGGATTGTCGACATAAGATCTGGCGTTTCCATGGAAGACCAGAAGAGTGACTCCCTGCAGGAAAGTTCCATGAGAGAACTTCAGCCCAGGATTGTCGACATAAGATCTGGCGTTTCCATGGAAGACAAGAAGAGTGACTCCCTGCAGGAAAGTTCTACGAGAGAATTTCACCCCAGGATTGTCGACATAAGATCTGGCGTTTCCATGGAAGACAAGAAGAGTGACTCCCTGGAGGAAAGTTCCACAAGAGAACTTCAGCCCAGGATTGTCGACATTAGATCGATTTGTACAACTAACACTTACGATAAGCAATTTGAACCGGTCAAAGCAGTTACAAAACTCACCAACTTGCCATCAAGCGGTACACTGGTAAATTCTGTAAAAGTCAGTGCAGGTTCTCAATCGGGCACATTTACAAGTGCAGGTCGGCAATCTTGCACGTCCACAAGTGCAGGTCCGCAATCGTGCAAGTCTACAAGTGCAGGTCCTCAATCGTGCACGTCTACAGTGAAACCAATCAATTCTGTAAATCCCAGTGCAGCAGCACCTAAATCCAGTTCATCTAAAGACATTCACATTTGTTATTCCTGTGGTCTTCTCAAAGTTCCCTGCGCCTGTTTGAGCAGGCAGAAGACCTGCTACATATGTCGTGAAGTGTGTGATAGCGAACAGTTGCTGCTGAAACACCAGTCTGAGAAGCACCCCTTAACCAAATACGTCTGCTCCACATGCGTCCAGGTGTTTCCCAACCAGAACAGTTTTGCAATGCACGCTTGCTGCCAGCTCAAGTTGCCTGCGCTCCCAAATGCGACTCCCGCAAAGACTACTAAAAGCAATGTTAAAAATCCACCTACAATGTATGTGAAATTTATACGACCGCCCGCTGTTCCGGGGTCTTCAAACCAACCCCTCAACAATGGTGGCAGTCAGACTAGCACCTCTGTTCCCTCCGCTTTTAACTTCATCGTCTCCAACAACGTCATCAAGATCGTTGATGCGTCTCAGAATCTGCTGCCCAACAATCCGTGCCCTACCCAAACAGTGCCTGTGCCATCAACACCATCAACACCAAACAACGCTGGCCGCAATGTGGCGAGTGTAGCCTTAAATGGAGGGCAGGCCTCAGTGAATCCTTTGTCTACGGTGACTTGGACAAAATCAGGGCAGATGCAGGTGATCATCCCATCTGCCTCGCCAGCCGGCACAAAACCGAATCAAACTGAGATTGTTTTCCAAGGTGGCGTCCCATCCCAAGTTCAGCAGGTTCTTGCTGCTAATTCTGTTGTCCCTGAGACTCTGGTTTCTGGGAGCTCAGCCCAAGGATGTAATCAGTCCAAAGTTGCTCTTCGTATCCCTTCTTATCCTTCAAATTCCAATAAAGTTAGTGTATCCTTCTCGCCTACTCCCGTCCAGTTTCCTACACCCACTTTTGTCTCGGCCGGTAGGGTGAGGACACTACCTTCCACAAGCCACAAACTTCCAGGACTTGTTAGACCATTTGTGGTCCCTTTACCTAAAccttcttctgcttctgctcCTCTACCTCCTCCTGCTCTTGCCCCTCCTCCTGTCAGAAGTTCAGCATCCCCTCCAACCCAAAAAGCAGCCCTTCTTCAACCCAGCATTATTAACCATCTAGATCCTTGCACCCCATCCATTTCCCCAGACCAGTCTTCCCCACTTTCCCAGGACTCTCTGAGCATAGTCACCATGTTTGTGAATCAAAGCCAGGATCTCGCTCTTCATAAGCGGATGCGTCAGAATTGGCGCTCCAAGACCATGTTCCACTGCCGGCACTGCGGCATCATCGCCCGGCAGCCCTCGCTGGGCATCCGGCACAGGTACCAGCACCGCGGGCCACGTTTGCACAAATGCCAGTGCGGCAGGACTTTCGAGCAGCGGCTGCATTTACTGCGGCACCAGGTGCAGCACGCCGAGGCCGTGCGCTATGTGTGCGCCGCTTGCGGACAGACGTTCCACGGAACCCATCAGTTGGCCTGCCACAAGCACAAGGTGCGCCTAAAATCCGTGCAGTCCAACACGAAAAAGCTCGTGAGGCGGGACTGCAGGAACTTGTTTAGCTGCGACTGCGGGCAGGGCTTCTCAAGGTCGTCTGCTCTACTGTGGCACATGCTTAAAAACTCGAAATCATGCAAACGCTCAAAAAAAGGCTCCCTGGCGTCTGATTTAGCCAAGAACAGCTAA
- the si:dkey-79d12.4 gene encoding uncharacterized protein si:dkey-79d12.4 isoform X2 yields MTQQTQGTITWTVSNHYSLQGDSSEDDEFIPGHGLRGSCEDCVCCVCGETFTFLNNLIEHFSVHKGEVRCHLCQVTFTRAISLALHLENAHPNYHLYCESCKIMFWSTWHMNQHMGQHVEGRKVEPTNEDIKPLQTEAQKPLWLEVEVEEVMVKTEEVEVKCVKDEEEEVQLGKLQWATESISTTFSKEGQLSDHNYCRVKDSNVISSCVSRSSSREQNESDANINSEPLPVFNNRPNTGGSDFNSVNVLEEKVEVLVLRSLAQREEASKADRNVTSCEGRAQEEEMPSLSVSVLPKLEPEQLELDIKLEDDSENDVLECAPVEDDSEKAGVENVDVKEESDSSQRSSLYSPLKDISSDTDSAFDMSTDYDSDFSDEGSLRLLRSRAVKKRRVRFNTNEDSVSPENACAVTDPRTSDCTASSSIKITALNDNIIFSNYTCLSCLQVFPNQKTFMMHSCGKCKVRRTLSSSITKSKSPKEDLPKDHNYSSLNCVVEPAVSNQRLAHHSLSSTREQRENTEPVSGLDNVESSTDDSECEEQDNVEIVVLRAMPQTEGVTNTGRVVLQAAYEKVIKTQVRGDKPSKTEEQEETTKSNHTMSSMPDSVSVKLEPEQKEISIKEEDSVEDSFWECAPIEEDLENIKKEENTEIKVESDNTNLHISLRSPVEDSSTETDGASGVSTDDRRSESLEGSSTRELQPRIVDIRSGVSMEDQKSDSLQESSMRELQPRIVDIRSGVSMEDKKSDSLQESSTREFHPRIVDIRSGVSMEDKKSDSLEESSTRELQPRIVDIRSICTTNTYDKQFEPVKAVTKLTNLPSSGTLVNSVKVSAGSQSGTFTSAGPQSCKSTSAGPQSCTSTVKPINSVNPSAAAPKSSSSKDIHICYSCGLLKVPCACLSRQKTCYICREVCDSEQLLLKHQSEKHPLTKYVCSTCVQVFPNQNSFAMHACCQLKLPALPNATPAKTTKSNVKNPPTMYVKFIRPPAVPGSSNQPLNNGGSQTSTSVPSAFNFIVSNNVIKIVDASQNLLPNNPCPTQTVPVPSTPSTPNNAGRNVASVALNGGQASVNPLSTVTWTKSGQMQVIIPSASPAGTKPNQTEIVFQGGVPSQVQQVLAANSVVPETLVSGSSAQGCNQSKVALRIPSYPSNSNKVSVSFSPTPVQFPTPTFVSAGRVRTLPSTSHKLPGLVRPFVVPLPKPSSASAPLPPPALAPPPVRSSASPPTQKAALLQPSIINHLDPCTPSISPDQSSPLSQDSLSIVTMFVNQSQDLALHKRMRQNWRSKTMFHCRHCGIIARQPSLGIRHRYQHRGPRLHKCQCGRTFEQRLHLLRHQVQHAEAVRYVCAACGQTFHGTHQLACHKHKVRLKSVQSNTKKLVRRDCRNLFSCDCGQGFSRSSALLWHMLKNSKSCKRSKKGSLASDLAKNS; encoded by the exons ATGACCCAGCAGACTCAA GGCACTATTACCTGGACAGTCTCAAATCATTACAGTCTCCAAGGGGATTCCAGTGAGGACGACGAATTTATCCCTGGACATGGGCTGCGTGGAAGCTGTGAAGACTGCGTGTGCTGCGTGTGCGGCGAGACCTTCACCTTCCTCAACAACCTCATTGAGCACTTCAGTGTGCACAAGGGAGAGGTGCGCTGCCACTTGTGTCAGGTGACCTTCACTCGAGCGATCTCCCTGGCCTTGCACCTGGAAAATGCCCATCCGAACTACCACCTCTACTGTGAAAGCTGCAAGATCATGTTCTGGAGCACGTGGCACATGAACCAGCACATGGGGCAGCATGTTGAAGGTAGGAAAGTCGAGCCAACTAATGAGGACATCAAACCTCTTCAGACGGAGGCACAGAAGCCTCTGTggctggaggtggaggtggaggaggtgatgGTTAAGACCGAGGAGGTGGAAGTAAAGTGTGTGAAGGACGAAGAGGAAGAGGTTCAGTTGGGGAAGCTTCAGTGGGCAACAGAGAGCATCTCCACGACGTTCTCAAAGGAGGGTCAGCTGTCTGATCATAATTACTGTCGCGTGAAAGACAGTAATGTAATCAGTTCATGCGTTTCACGCAGTTCCAGCAGAGAACAAAATGAGAGTGATGCAAACATCAACAGTGAACCTTTACCCGTGTTTAATAATAGACCAAACACTGGAGGATCAGACTTCAACTCTGTTAATGTGCTTGAAGAGAAGGTGGAAGTTTTGGTGCTTCGCTCTTTGGCTCAAAGAGAAGAAGCATCAAAGGCAGACAGGAATGTAACATCATGTGAAGGACGGGCGCAGGAGGAGGAAATGCCCTCACTGTCTGTCTCAGTTCTACCAAAGTTGGAGCCAGAGCAGCTGGAACTAGATATAAAATTGGAGGACGACAGCGAGAACGACGTATTGGAGTGTGCGCCCGTTGAGGACGATTCAGAAAAGGCAGGTGTGGAAAACGTCGACGTCAAGGAGGAAAGTGACTCTTCACAGCGAAGTTCATTGTACTCGCCTTTGAAAGACATCAGCTCTGACACGGATTCAGCCTTTGACATGTCCACGGACTACGACAGTGACTTCTCAGACGAAGGTTCCTTAAGATTACTTCGGTCCAGGGCCGTCAAAAAGCGACGAGTTCGTTTTAACACTAATGAGGATTCCGTTAGTCCTGAAAACGCCTGTGCTGTAACAGATCCAAGAACATCAGACTGCACAGCATCGAGCTCTATAAAAATCACCGCACTTAATGACAACATCATCTTTAGCAACTACACTTGCTTGTCGTGCCTCCAGGTGTTTCCCAACCAGAAAACCTTTATGATGCATTCTTGTGGCAAGTGCAAGGTGCGTCGAACTCTAAGCAGCAGCATTACAAAGTCAAAGTCCCCAAAGGAGGATCTTCCCAAAGATCATAATTACAGTAGCCTGAACTGCGTTGTAGAGCCAGCTGTCTCAAATCAAAGACTTGCACATCACTCTCTCAGTTCCACCAGGGAACAAAGGGAGAACACTGAACCTGTAAGTGGGTTGGATAATGTTGAATCAAGCACTGATGACTCAGAGTGTGAGGAGCAAGACAACGTTGAAATTGTGGTGCTTCGCGCTATGCCTCAGACGGAAGGAGTCACCAACACAGGCAGGGTCGTACTGCAGGCAGCATATGAGAAGGTCATTAAAACACAGGTTCGTGGAGATAAACCTTCTAAaacagaagaacaagaagaaaccACTAAGTCTAACCACACAATGTCTTCAATGCCTGATTCAGTCTCCGTTAAGTTGGAGCCAGAACAGAAGGAAATTAGTATCAAAGAGGAGGACAGTGTTGAGGACAGCTTTTGGGAGTGTGCACCCATTGAAGAAGATCTAGAAAACataaagaaagaggaaaacacTGAAATCAAAGTGGAAAGTGACAACACAAACCTACACATTTCTTTACGCTCCCCTGTTGAGGATTCAAGCACAGAAACTGATGGAGCCTCTGGCGTTTCCACAGATGACAGGAGGAGTGAATCCCTGGAGGGGAGTTCCACGAGAGAACTTCAGCCCAGGATTGTCGACATAAGATCTGGCGTTTCCATGGAAGACCAGAAGAGTGACTCCCTGCAGGAAAGTTCCATGAGAGAACTTCAGCCCAGGATTGTCGACATAAGATCTGGCGTTTCCATGGAAGACAAGAAGAGTGACTCCCTGCAGGAAAGTTCTACGAGAGAATTTCACCCCAGGATTGTCGACATAAGATCTGGCGTTTCCATGGAAGACAAGAAGAGTGACTCCCTGGAGGAAAGTTCCACAAGAGAACTTCAGCCCAGGATTGTCGACATTAGATCGATTTGTACAACTAACACTTACGATAAGCAATTTGAACCGGTCAAAGCAGTTACAAAACTCACCAACTTGCCATCAAGCGGTACACTGGTAAATTCTGTAAAAGTCAGTGCAGGTTCTCAATCGGGCACATTTACAAGTGCAG GTCCGCAATCGTGCAAGTCTACAAGTGCAGGTCCTCAATCGTGCACGTCTACAGTGAAACCAATCAATTCTGTAAATCCCAGTGCAGCAGCACCTAAATCCAGTTCATCTAAAGACATTCACATTTGTTATTCCTGTGGTCTTCTCAAAGTTCCCTGCGCCTGTTTGAGCAGGCAGAAGACCTGCTACATATGTCGTGAAGTGTGTGATAGCGAACAGTTGCTGCTGAAACACCAGTCTGAGAAGCACCCCTTAACCAAATACGTCTGCTCCACATGCGTCCAGGTGTTTCCCAACCAGAACAGTTTTGCAATGCACGCTTGCTGCCAGCTCAAGTTGCCTGCGCTCCCAAATGCGACTCCCGCAAAGACTACTAAAAGCAATGTTAAAAATCCACCTACAATGTATGTGAAATTTATACGACCGCCCGCTGTTCCGGGGTCTTCAAACCAACCCCTCAACAATGGTGGCAGTCAGACTAGCACCTCTGTTCCCTCCGCTTTTAACTTCATCGTCTCCAACAACGTCATCAAGATCGTTGATGCGTCTCAGAATCTGCTGCCCAACAATCCGTGCCCTACCCAAACAGTGCCTGTGCCATCAACACCATCAACACCAAACAACGCTGGCCGCAATGTGGCGAGTGTAGCCTTAAATGGAGGGCAGGCCTCAGTGAATCCTTTGTCTACGGTGACTTGGACAAAATCAGGGCAGATGCAGGTGATCATCCCATCTGCCTCGCCAGCCGGCACAAAACCGAATCAAACTGAGATTGTTTTCCAAGGTGGCGTCCCATCCCAAGTTCAGCAGGTTCTTGCTGCTAATTCTGTTGTCCCTGAGACTCTGGTTTCTGGGAGCTCAGCCCAAGGATGTAATCAGTCCAAAGTTGCTCTTCGTATCCCTTCTTATCCTTCAAATTCCAATAAAGTTAGTGTATCCTTCTCGCCTACTCCCGTCCAGTTTCCTACACCCACTTTTGTCTCGGCCGGTAGGGTGAGGACACTACCTTCCACAAGCCACAAACTTCCAGGACTTGTTAGACCATTTGTGGTCCCTTTACCTAAAccttcttctgcttctgctcCTCTACCTCCTCCTGCTCTTGCCCCTCCTCCTGTCAGAAGTTCAGCATCCCCTCCAACCCAAAAAGCAGCCCTTCTTCAACCCAGCATTATTAACCATCTAGATCCTTGCACCCCATCCATTTCCCCAGACCAGTCTTCCCCACTTTCCCAGGACTCTCTGAGCATAGTCACCATGTTTGTGAATCAAAGCCAGGATCTCGCTCTTCATAAGCGGATGCGTCAGAATTGGCGCTCCAAGACCATGTTCCACTGCCGGCACTGCGGCATCATCGCCCGGCAGCCCTCGCTGGGCATCCGGCACAGGTACCAGCACCGCGGGCCACGTTTGCACAAATGCCAGTGCGGCAGGACTTTCGAGCAGCGGCTGCATTTACTGCGGCACCAGGTGCAGCACGCCGAGGCCGTGCGCTATGTGTGCGCCGCTTGCGGACAGACGTTCCACGGAACCCATCAGTTGGCCTGCCACAAGCACAAGGTGCGCCTAAAATCCGTGCAGTCCAACACGAAAAAGCTCGTGAGGCGGGACTGCAGGAACTTGTTTAGCTGCGACTGCGGGCAGGGCTTCTCAAGGTCGTCTGCTCTACTGTGGCACATGCTTAAAAACTCGAAATCATGCAAACGCTCAAAAAAAGGCTCCCTGGCGTCTGATTTAGCCAAGAACAGCTAA